The Acetoanaerobium noterae genome window below encodes:
- a CDS encoding methyl-accepting chemotaxis protein, with protein MGFRKKLLIGFSAIMIIMVFLGVFGLYEMKSINNNVKEIYNVTLKGVYYLKDAHYNIIKAQRVEKNVLLSKTKDEKMEHTMHLDETYTDGIIKNLNLYMALSAGEGNEAEIEALISKVNDVKKIQSEVIDKSMAGSEDEALALSQNSAKAFDKIDTLITELSQHELAEADDTFINSNSTYNKSFLIFIGIIFFALIAGAFIMSRMAASVIKPLKRSVRFADELSKGNLNSRIDIRMANDEIGMLVNSLNNTGEKLSEIVSEIKKSSMGLEESTEQLNMATEESNQVMDEIGVSVGAITDNIEQVVSSIEHISSNLKNIVINADEVSKLTQEANTESNTLIESAKKGRSSVDILIHNTKDIEKSTNEVHVTIDDLQVLSGKIDNIITVIKDIAAQTNLLALNASIEAARAGEHGRGFMVVAEEVRKLADGSAVAAADIENTIIEVQNKTNIAVQSITITEKKVIEGNQAALVADTNLTIILDSIAQLAEKIRKISVQSEEQANSAENISEHMDQAVINSKDVAQSAHNINGKIGEQIAAIQEISAVSNPLLMMTENLNKMIQYFQTTEIEAEK; from the coding sequence ATGTAAAGGAAATTTATAATGTCACGTTAAAAGGAGTATACTATTTGAAAGATGCTCATTATAATATTATCAAAGCTCAGAGAGTAGAAAAGAATGTTCTTTTATCAAAAACAAAAGATGAAAAAATGGAACACACTATGCACTTGGATGAAACATATACAGATGGAATTATCAAAAATTTAAATTTATATATGGCTTTGAGTGCAGGTGAAGGTAACGAGGCCGAGATTGAAGCATTGATTAGTAAAGTTAATGATGTAAAAAAAATCCAGAGTGAAGTAATTGATAAAAGTATGGCAGGTAGTGAGGATGAGGCACTAGCACTTTCTCAAAACAGTGCCAAGGCATTTGATAAAATAGACACATTGATTACAGAACTATCACAGCATGAATTGGCAGAAGCCGATGATACTTTTATAAACAGTAATAGTACATATAATAAATCATTTTTGATCTTTATTGGAATTATATTTTTTGCTTTAATTGCCGGTGCTTTCATAATGAGTAGAATGGCCGCGTCGGTAATCAAGCCTTTAAAAAGATCAGTACGATTCGCCGATGAATTATCAAAAGGGAACTTGAATAGCAGAATTGATATTCGAATGGCTAATGATGAAATTGGCATGCTTGTGAATTCCCTTAATAATACAGGTGAGAAACTAAGTGAAATTGTATCTGAAATCAAGAAATCTTCAATGGGTTTGGAAGAAAGTACAGAACAATTAAATATGGCAACAGAAGAATCGAATCAGGTTATGGATGAAATAGGAGTTTCGGTAGGTGCCATTACAGATAATATTGAGCAAGTGGTTTCTTCGATAGAACATATCAGTAGTAATTTAAAAAATATAGTTATTAATGCTGATGAAGTATCAAAATTAACCCAGGAAGCTAATACAGAATCTAATACTCTTATTGAGTCAGCAAAAAAAGGTAGAAGTTCAGTCGATATATTAATACATAATACAAAAGATATCGAGAAATCGACAAATGAGGTACATGTAACAATAGACGATCTACAAGTACTTTCAGGTAAAATTGATAATATAATAACTGTGATTAAGGATATTGCCGCACAGACCAATCTTTTAGCCCTTAATGCATCAATAGAAGCAGCTAGAGCAGGTGAACATGGTAGAGGTTTTATGGTTGTGGCTGAAGAAGTGAGAAAATTGGCGGATGGCAGTGCGGTTGCAGCAGCCGACATTGAGAATACAATAATCGAAGTACAAAATAAAACAAACATAGCAGTACAGAGCATAACAATTACAGAGAAAAAAGTAATTGAAGGAAATCAGGCTGCATTAGTGGCCGATACTAATTTAACTATTATTCTTGATAGTATTGCTCAATTGGCTGAAAAGATAAGGAAGATTTCAGTACAATCAGAAGAACAGGCAAATTCCGCTGAAAATATTTCAGAACATATGGATCAGGCCGTGATTAATTCAAAGGATGTAGCACAGTCCGCACATAATATAAATGGTAAAATTGGCGAGCAAATAGCTGCAATTCAAGAGATAAGTGCTGTATCTAATCCTCTTCTGATGATGACAGAAAATCTTAATAAGATGATTCAGTACTTTCAAACAACTGAGATTGAGGCAGAAAAATAG
- a CDS encoding helix-turn-helix domain-containing protein yields the protein MSFGEKIKELRKKNNLSQAELAERIGVTQKTICNYENGTRFPKGQKIINGFADIFDVSIDYLLDDTDIDEYENNIDIEYKDEFISSAKENFGYKGKKEAENLLEKTAAIFSGGSLSDEDKDAFFQSITELYFDAKSKSRKKYGKKKIDETNK from the coding sequence ATGAGCTTTGGAGAAAAAATAAAAGAATTGAGAAAGAAAAATAATCTTTCACAAGCTGAACTTGCTGAGAGGATAGGAGTTACTCAGAAAACTATCTGTAATTATGAAAATGGAACTAGATTTCCAAAAGGTCAAAAGATTATTAATGGATTTGCAGATATTTTTGATGTGTCTATAGACTATCTATTAGACGATACTGATATAGATGAATATGAGAACAATATTGATATTGAATATAAAGATGAGTTTATATCTTCTGCTAAAGAAAATTTTGGTTATAAGGGGAAAAAAGAGGCTGAAAATTTACTAGAAAAAACGGCAGCTATATTTTCTGGCGGAAGTCTTTCTGATGAAGATAAAGATGCTTTCTTTCAATCAATAACTGAACTTTATTTTGATGCAAAATCTAAATCTAGGAAAAAATATGGGAAGAAGAAAATTGATGAAACTAATAAATAG
- a CDS encoding GGDEF domain-containing protein: protein MNKKFTAIVILSMILLGAVCGYTFYLIFMSTSECLLIHCVSTGIIYGLINSLFTLFFIHRYSILKVDKQKLEQEIRIDKLTELYNRYAFEEDIKSLNNSSTYTVIYLDIDDFSKFNNTYGHEAGDNVLKNVAKTIKGSIRNIDKAYRYGGEELIVILDECSKELALKIGNRIVENIRDCDNTPYSGITVSAGLASAPDDAESIVNLLRASDIALYRAKEFGKDRLVCYQKKKEQNFTDKL from the coding sequence ATGAATAAAAAATTCACTGCTATAGTTATTTTGTCCATGATATTATTGGGCGCTGTTTGCGGATATACATTTTATTTGATTTTTATGTCGACTAGCGAATGTTTATTAATACACTGTGTTTCAACTGGAATTATTTATGGTTTAATCAATTCGTTATTTACATTGTTTTTTATACATAGGTACAGTATTCTAAAAGTAGATAAACAAAAACTTGAACAGGAAATAAGAATAGATAAATTAACTGAATTATATAATAGATATGCTTTTGAAGAAGATATAAAGAGTCTGAATAACAGCTCAACTTACACTGTGATTTATTTGGACATAGATGATTTTAGTAAATTTAATAACACCTATGGACATGAAGCAGGCGATAACGTATTAAAAAATGTGGCAAAAACAATTAAAGGTAGCATTCGGAACATTGATAAAGCATATCGATATGGCGGTGAAGAATTGATAGTTATTTTAGATGAGTGTTCAAAAGAATTAGCTTTGAAAATTGGTAATAGAATTGTAGAGAATATCAGGGATTGTGATAATACACCTTATTCAGGAATTACAGTTTCTGCTGGATTAGCTTCTGCTCCTGATGATGCTGAGTCTATTGTTAATCTATTAAGAGCAAGTGATATAGCTTTATATAGAGCGAAAGAATTTGGAAAGGATAGATTAGTTTGTTATCAGAAAAAAAAGGAGCAAAATTTCACTGATAAATTGTGA
- a CDS encoding type II toxin-antitoxin system RelE/ParE family toxin, which produces MATLIHQRIDEIKAATSVDMLIQFSIGRCHQLQGNRKGEYAMDLVHPYRLVFENNDKAIQFVKIINIEDYH; this is translated from the coding sequence ATGGCAACTCTAATTCATCAACGCATAGATGAAATTAAAGCTGCAACTTCCGTTGATATGCTTATTCAGTTTTCGATTGGAAGATGCCACCAATTACAAGGAAATAGAAAAGGTGAATATGCAATGGATTTAGTACATCCTTATAGATTGGTTTTTGAGAACAATGACAAAGCAATCCAATTTGTAAAAATTATTAATATAGAGGATTACCACTAA
- a CDS encoding HD-GYP domain-containing protein encodes MPQSYTMFNNKKKIVLTNRQSSETITANDLSGVDMILESKVTYYISKAYSINDVINTRVFNLYVPIKYKENIAGVLMLQIPEVVIKSHVDMLLKEIILTMSGGLLVLFLLLIRILYSASKTLRNQNNELINQKAEIETAYKQLSDSYRNTISALSNAVDARDAYTAGHSERVTKISLLIGENLGLSADEMKKLEYAALFHDIGKIGIPDHILLKNSKLTDEEFAIIQKHPEMGVNILKSIEFLDDILPIIMHHHERYIGNGYPDKLSGERIPLCSKIISVADTYDAMTSNRPYRKKLQHEVAVDEILRNKQVQFDARIVDAFLAIEKLLNDDNKRGKRI; translated from the coding sequence ATGCCCCAATCATATACCATGTTTAATAATAAGAAGAAAATAGTATTAACAAACAGACAGTCCTCAGAGACAATAACTGCAAATGATCTTAGTGGTGTTGATATGATACTGGAAAGTAAGGTAACATATTATATCTCCAAAGCTTATTCTATTAATGATGTAATTAATACAAGAGTATTCAACTTATATGTTCCGATAAAATATAAAGAGAACATTGCAGGAGTACTAATGCTTCAAATCCCGGAAGTGGTTATTAAATCACATGTGGATATGCTTTTAAAAGAAATAATTTTGACTATGTCTGGTGGATTGCTGGTACTCTTTTTGTTGTTAATAAGAATCTTGTATTCAGCATCAAAGACATTAAGGAATCAAAACAATGAACTAATAAATCAAAAAGCAGAGATCGAAACAGCTTATAAACAGCTTTCAGACTCATATAGGAACACTATATCAGCATTATCAAATGCAGTCGACGCCAGAGACGCATATACCGCTGGGCATTCGGAAAGAGTAACAAAAATATCTCTTCTTATAGGTGAAAATCTTGGCTTGTCAGCGGATGAGATGAAAAAACTGGAATACGCCGCTTTATTCCACGATATAGGTAAGATAGGAATTCCTGATCATATTCTGTTAAAGAACAGTAAACTTACGGACGAAGAGTTCGCTATAATTCAAAAGCATCCTGAAATGGGGGTAAATATACTTAAATCTATAGAGTTTCTAGATGATATTCTGCCCATAATCATGCATCACCACGAAAGATATATCGGCAACGGATATCCGGATAAGCTTAGTGGAGAAAGAATTCCGCTGTGTTCTAAGATAATATCAGTGGCAGATACATATGATGCGATGACATCTAATAGACCTTATCGAAAAAAACTCCAACATGAGGTAGCAGTCGATGAAATATTGCGTAATAAACAAGTACAGTTTGATGCTAGAATCGTTGACGCTTTTTTAGCAATAGAAAAATTATTGAATGATGATAACAAACGAGGAAAGCGAATATGA
- a CDS encoding ImmA/IrrE family metallo-endopeptidase — translation MISRILEEVDKLTRKYKTRDPFEIAKGLNIDIIYHDLGNLKGYYYYQSRMKYIVINKNISEDLKPVICAHELGHDRLHLHFAKNFAIREFGLFDMSSKPEREANLFAAELLIDETRFLELILAGHTYSYIASELCIPIHLVKNKIDILKIKNY, via the coding sequence ATGATAAGTAGAATACTTGAAGAAGTAGATAAACTTACAAGAAAATATAAAACTAGAGATCCTTTTGAAATTGCCAAGGGCCTTAATATAGATATCATATACCATGACCTTGGCAATTTAAAAGGATATTATTACTATCAGTCTAGAATGAAATATATAGTTATAAATAAAAATATTTCAGAAGATTTAAAGCCAGTGATTTGCGCCCATGAACTTGGCCATGATAGGCTTCATCTTCATTTTGCCAAAAACTTTGCAATAAGAGAATTTGGCTTATTTGACATGTCTTCAAAACCAGAACGTGAAGCTAATCTTTTTGCTGCTGAACTTTTGATTGATGAAACTAGATTTTTAGAATTGATTTTAGCAGGCCATACTTATTCATATATAGCTTCTGAGCTTTGTATCCCTATTCATCTTGTTAAAAATAAAATAGATATATTGAAAATAAAAAACTACTAA
- a CDS encoding helix-turn-helix domain-containing protein has protein sequence MRYSNYTIAIPPGATIREQIENRGMKQKEFALRMGLSEKHISRLINGQVELTQDVSLRLESVLGVPASFWNNMEVIYREKLARIESEEDMNRDIEIIKAFPYSKIAALGWVDKTRKPEEKVNQLRQFFEVAKLYLLENLRIPGIAYRKTGENSFSDYSLAVWAQKARLEARKYNVEPINISKLEKVMPNIREMTTKSPEIFCKELIELLGGCGIALIFLPHIGGSFLHGTTFYDGNKIVMGLTVRGKYADKFWFSLFHELHHIISGHIINAEETTLEEENEADGFAKDTLISPDDYNDFIENKCYSKDCIISFANKIGISPGIVLGRLQKENHIPYDHYNEIKQKYEINN, from the coding sequence ATGAGGTATAGTAATTACACTATTGCTATTCCACCAGGTGCGACAATACGAGAGCAGATTGAAAATAGAGGGATGAAACAAAAAGAGTTTGCTCTAAGAATGGGTTTATCAGAAAAGCATATAAGTAGATTAATTAATGGGCAAGTAGAGTTGACTCAAGATGTTTCATTAAGATTGGAATCTGTTTTAGGTGTTCCAGCAAGCTTTTGGAACAACATGGAGGTTATTTATCGTGAGAAGTTGGCTCGTATCGAATCAGAAGAGGACATGAATCGGGATATAGAGATTATAAAAGCTTTTCCTTACTCAAAAATTGCAGCACTTGGATGGGTTGACAAAACAAGAAAACCAGAAGAAAAAGTAAATCAGCTAAGACAGTTCTTTGAAGTAGCGAAATTATATTTATTAGAAAATTTGAGAATTCCTGGCATAGCCTACAGAAAAACTGGGGAAAATAGCTTTAGTGACTATAGTCTTGCTGTTTGGGCTCAAAAAGCTAGATTAGAAGCAAGAAAATATAATGTAGAGCCAATCAACATTAGTAAGTTGGAAAAAGTAATGCCAAATATTCGAGAAATGACAACAAAATCACCTGAAATATTTTGTAAAGAGCTTATAGAACTATTAGGAGGCTGTGGCATTGCTTTGATTTTTCTTCCTCATATAGGAGGTTCTTTCTTACATGGGACAACTTTTTATGATGGTAATAAAATTGTAATGGGATTAACTGTAAGAGGAAAGTATGCAGATAAATTTTGGTTTAGTCTTTTTCATGAACTTCATCACATTATATCTGGACACATTATCAATGCTGAAGAGACAACACTAGAAGAAGAAAACGAAGCGGATGGCTTTGCAAAAGATACATTGATTTCTCCCGATGATTATAATGATTTTATAGAAAATAAATGCTACTCTAAAGATTGCATTATATCATTTGCTAATAAAATAGGTATATCTCCAGGTATTGTTCTAGGACGCTTACAAAAAGAGAATCATATTCCATATGATCACTATAACGAAATCAAACAAAAGTATGAAATTAATAATTGA
- a CDS encoding S8 family serine peptidase, with product MNNNEKYKITSNEYADLIIAYNGNMDILESNPNYSYNLINDKLAILHIPVNEITENGIYRFSYSSMPKCYGIMTYIQAENVPGFTLHQLPSETLTGKGVIIGIVDTGIVYTMPVFQYPDKTSKIISIWDQTIESNHNPNGFYYGTEYNRDQINAAINSDNPHNIVPSTDDIGEGTAMAGIAAAFYDQKKQFAGEAINSELVIVKLKPAKPYLKDFFGIPEDAICYQENDFMMGIKYLLAIANRENRPIVICTGIGSSQGSHTGNDIISN from the coding sequence ATGAATAATAATGAAAAATATAAAATTACAAGCAATGAATATGCTGACTTAATAATAGCGTATAACGGAAATATGGATATTTTGGAAAGTAACCCAAATTATTCATACAACTTAATAAACGATAAATTGGCCATATTGCATATTCCGGTAAATGAAATAACAGAAAATGGTATTTATCGATTTAGCTATTCTTCAATGCCTAAATGCTATGGGATCATGACTTATATTCAAGCTGAAAATGTACCAGGTTTTACTCTACATCAATTACCAAGCGAAACTCTTACAGGGAAAGGCGTAATTATTGGGATTGTAGATACAGGGATAGTTTATACCATGCCTGTCTTCCAGTATCCGGATAAAACTTCTAAAATTATTTCAATATGGGACCAGACAATTGAAAGCAACCATAATCCGAATGGTTTCTATTATGGTACCGAATATAATCGTGATCAGATTAATGCTGCGATAAATTCTGATAACCCTCATAATATTGTCCCAAGTACCGATGACATTGGGGAAGGTACCGCCATGGCCGGAATTGCTGCCGCATTTTATGATCAAAAAAAACAATTTGCCGGAGAAGCTATAAATTCCGAATTGGTTATCGTAAAATTAAAGCCCGCCAAGCCATATTTAAAAGATTTTTTTGGTATACCGGAAGATGCAATTTGTTATCAGGAAAATGATTTCATGATGGGCATTAAATATTTATTGGCAATCGCAAACCGAGAAAACCGACCAATTGTAATATGTACAGGTATCGGATCTTCGCAAGGCTCTCATACGGGAAATGATATCATAAGCAATTAA
- a CDS encoding RNA polymerase sigma factor: MPKENKNLEMVYQFLKEEEEKDKNQDRRYYRHNISLEYLDEKSVPLKGDNYKGDSDVEKEAEALLAFIDAISNEHLIKALKKLTKSDLEIIELKYRFGLSINEIAIKLSLNNESAKKRHQRAIAKLRKDLK, translated from the coding sequence ATGCCAAAAGAAAACAAAAACTTAGAAATGGTTTATCAATTTTTAAAAGAGGAGGAGGAAAAAGACAAGAACCAAGATAGGAGATATTACAGACATAATATTTCACTAGAATATTTGGATGAAAAAAGTGTTCCTTTAAAAGGAGACAATTATAAAGGTGATTCAGATGTAGAAAAAGAGGCGGAAGCATTATTAGCATTTATAGATGCTATTAGTAATGAACATCTAATAAAAGCCTTAAAAAAGCTAACTAAATCAGATTTGGAAATAATAGAACTCAAATATAGGTTTGGACTATCTATTAACGAAATTGCAATAAAACTCAGTCTTAATAATGAATCGGCTAAAAAAAGACATCAAAGAGCAATTGCAAAATTAAGAAAAGATTTGAAATAA
- a CDS encoding SHOCT domain-containing protein, giving the protein MGYGSYGYGMMGYGWGWLMMIGMCILVVLGIIALIRYLRQSARPDDSQAASKTALDILNEIYAKGEISDEEYQRKKSEIKK; this is encoded by the coding sequence ATGGGTTACGGCAGTTATGGATATGGAATGATGGGTTACGGCTGGGGATGGCTTATGATGATAGGAATGTGTATTCTGGTGGTTCTAGGTATTATTGCCTTGATCCGATATCTTCGACAATCAGCTCGGCCAGACGATAGTCAGGCTGCGTCTAAAACAGCTCTTGATATATTGAATGAGATTTATGCAAAAGGCGAAATATCGGATGAGGAATACCAGAGAAAGAAATCTGAGATTAAAAAGTGA
- a CDS encoding helix-turn-helix domain-containing protein codes for MFENYPDVVNVSELSEMLGICEKTAYILLKNNKIKYIRIGRVYKIPKVYVIEFLYKKN; via the coding sequence GTGTTTGAAAACTATCCAGATGTTGTTAATGTTAGCGAGTTGAGTGAAATGCTCGGAATATGCGAAAAGACAGCATATATACTACTGAAAAATAATAAAATTAAGTACATTAGAATTGGAAGAGTATATAAAATACCAAAAGTATATGTAATAGAATTTTTATATAAAAAGAATTAA
- a CDS encoding tyrosine-type recombinase/integrase — protein MVAGHLQEKKGRYYVVLSYKDRQNKRITKWISTKLPVKNNKKKAEQILNEYKTKYQMMIEGNINEQNEQVENSRLENLLFTDFIQDWLELVKPNLEKTSYTSYHNIIHKRIIPYFEKNPIRVSDIRAYHIQKFYQYAQMKYNLSNTTLIRYHANIRKALQYALKLKLVTTNEADLVEKPKKQQVVYNYYNDREIVNLLEKVKGLKIEFAVIMAVYYGLRRSEILGLKWEAIDFEDKTITIKHTITEIKENGKVKEVEKNRTKNKGSYRILPLLPEIEEYLLKMHKSQEENKKIAKSSWSDEFAQYIYLDELGVRTKPNYITQHFNMFLKKNKMKMIRFHDLRHSCASLLIANGISLKEIQLWLGHSDYSTTANIYVHLDSASKNNTASAISNAISKANF, from the coding sequence ATGGTAGCAGGTCATCTACAAGAAAAGAAAGGTCGTTATTATGTAGTTCTAAGTTATAAAGATAGGCAAAATAAAAGAATAACTAAATGGATATCTACAAAACTTCCAGTAAAGAATAATAAGAAAAAAGCAGAACAAATTTTAAATGAGTATAAGACTAAGTATCAGATGATGATAGAAGGAAACATTAATGAGCAGAATGAACAAGTCGAAAATAGTAGGCTTGAAAATTTATTATTTACAGATTTTATCCAGGATTGGTTGGAACTTGTAAAACCTAATTTAGAAAAAACTAGCTATACATCTTATCATAATATTATTCATAAGAGAATAATACCTTACTTTGAAAAAAATCCAATAAGAGTTTCAGATATTAGAGCCTATCATATTCAAAAATTCTATCAGTATGCCCAGATGAAATACAATCTATCTAACACAACACTAATAAGATACCATGCTAATATTAGGAAAGCTTTACAGTATGCTCTAAAATTGAAACTAGTAACTACAAATGAAGCAGATTTAGTTGAGAAACCTAAAAAACAGCAGGTAGTATATAACTATTATAATGACAGAGAGATAGTTAATTTATTAGAAAAAGTAAAAGGTTTAAAAATAGAATTTGCTGTAATAATGGCAGTATATTACGGATTAAGAAGAAGTGAAATACTTGGACTTAAATGGGAAGCTATAGATTTTGAAGATAAAACAATTACTATAAAACACACAATAACAGAGATTAAAGAAAATGGAAAAGTTAAAGAAGTTGAAAAAAACAGAACTAAGAATAAAGGGAGTTACAGAATATTACCTTTATTACCAGAAATTGAAGAGTATTTACTAAAAATGCATAAATCCCAAGAAGAGAACAAAAAAATAGCAAAGTCATCCTGGTCCGATGAATTTGCTCAATATATTTATCTTGACGAACTTGGGGTTCGTACTAAACCCAATTATATTACTCAACATTTCAATATGTTCTTAAAAAAGAACAAAATGAAGATGATCAGATTTCATGATTTAAGACATAGCTGTGCAAGTTTGCTTATTGCTAATGGAATAAGCTTAAAAGAAATCCAATTATGGCTAGGTCATAGTGACTATTCTACTACTGCAAATATATATGTCCATTTGGATTCTGCTTCAAAAAATAACACCGCCTCTGCTATCTCGAATGCAATTTCTAAAGCTAACTTTTAA